Proteins from a single region of Paraburkholderia sp. ZP32-5:
- a CDS encoding amidohydrolase family protein, protein MPPSLTQPPDPNPKTPKLRLPAGSIDTHIHLFGPAAQYPFHPDSKYIAADALPETQIAQQDILGLAGAVVVSGGGYGQNSRHLEQVLERFGERFRGVALLPDDADAAHVERLDRLGVRGARFVGTSHRGALPRLSPRIAALVAEFGWHVQFYPGPDDLLEKSQALLDLPVPVVLDHFACIPAEGGVDQPAFKALLKMLDTGRIWVKLSGPMRCTPGDYPYAPVTPLARALVAHAPQRLLWGSDWPHVNMNGRGMPNDGDLVDLLGEWIDDADTLEQILVTNPREVYGQFGSASDS, encoded by the coding sequence ATGCCCCCGTCATTGACCCAACCGCCGGACCCCAATCCGAAAACACCGAAGCTGCGGCTGCCGGCCGGCTCGATCGATACGCACATTCATCTGTTCGGACCCGCCGCGCAGTATCCGTTTCATCCCGACAGCAAATACATTGCCGCCGACGCGCTGCCGGAAACGCAGATCGCCCAGCAGGACATCCTTGGGCTCGCCGGCGCGGTGGTCGTCAGTGGTGGCGGCTACGGGCAGAACAGCCGGCATCTCGAACAGGTGCTCGAACGTTTCGGCGAGCGTTTTCGCGGCGTCGCGCTGCTGCCGGACGATGCCGATGCCGCGCATGTCGAACGGCTCGACCGGCTCGGTGTGCGAGGTGCCCGCTTCGTCGGCACCAGTCATCGGGGCGCGCTGCCGCGACTGTCGCCGCGTATCGCTGCATTGGTCGCGGAGTTCGGCTGGCACGTGCAGTTCTATCCGGGTCCCGACGATCTGCTGGAGAAATCGCAGGCACTGCTCGATCTGCCGGTGCCCGTCGTGCTCGATCACTTCGCGTGCATTCCTGCCGAAGGCGGTGTCGACCAGCCCGCGTTCAAGGCGCTGCTGAAGATGCTCGACACCGGCCGTATCTGGGTCAAGCTGTCCGGCCCGATGCGCTGCACGCCCGGCGACTATCCGTACGCACCGGTCACGCCGCTCGCGCGTGCGCTGGTGGCGCACGCTCCGCAACGCCTGCTGTGGGGCAGCGACTGGCCGCACGTCAACATGAACGGCCGCGGCATGCCCAACGATGGCGACCTCGTCGATCTGCTCGGCGAATGGATCGACGACGCCGACACGCTCGAACAGATTCTCGTGACGAATCCCCGCGAGGTCTATGGCCAGTTTGGCAGCGCGTCGGACTCGTAG
- a CDS encoding LysR family transcriptional regulator, producing the protein MRFDLADLHLFVCVVDAGSITAGARQANLALASASERISKIESDAGVVLLERSRKGVVTTEAGEALAHHARLILRQHNLLQGELRDFGAGARGTLLLYANTAALTGLLPQKLAPWLAQRPRLNIDLRERTSAEIVKMIRAGLAEAGVVSDAVNPTDLTIQPVASDPLVLIVPVTHGLAESKEVCFADVTGEQFVGLEAGSALQDHIDGHAADLRKTLTLRIRMKHFEGSCQMVSQGVGVAIVPLAVAKRFRRRYPFRTIALSDSWARRRLCLCFQQWHTLSAPMQSLLTHLGGTAQTS; encoded by the coding sequence ATGAGATTCGATCTCGCGGATCTGCACCTGTTCGTTTGTGTGGTCGACGCCGGCAGCATTACAGCCGGCGCGCGACAGGCCAATCTCGCGTTGGCGTCGGCAAGCGAGCGGATCAGCAAGATCGAATCGGATGCGGGTGTCGTGCTGCTCGAAAGAAGTCGCAAAGGGGTCGTGACCACCGAGGCAGGAGAGGCGTTGGCGCACCATGCGCGTCTGATTCTCCGCCAGCACAATCTGCTGCAGGGCGAGTTGCGCGACTTTGGTGCCGGCGCACGCGGTACGTTGCTGCTGTACGCCAATACGGCGGCGCTGACTGGCCTGCTGCCGCAGAAGCTAGCACCATGGCTCGCGCAGCGTCCGCGTCTGAACATCGATCTGCGCGAGCGCACCAGTGCCGAGATCGTCAAGATGATCCGCGCGGGGCTGGCCGAAGCAGGTGTGGTATCCGATGCGGTGAACCCCACGGATCTGACGATCCAGCCTGTCGCCAGCGACCCTCTCGTGCTGATTGTTCCTGTGACGCACGGGCTCGCTGAATCGAAGGAAGTCTGCTTTGCCGATGTGACGGGTGAGCAGTTCGTTGGTCTCGAAGCTGGGAGCGCGCTGCAGGATCATATCGACGGACACGCCGCCGATCTGCGCAAAACGCTGACACTCCGGATCCGGATGAAACACTTCGAGGGATCGTGCCAGATGGTGTCGCAAGGCGTGGGGGTAGCGATCGTCCCACTCGCGGTCGCCAAACGCTTTCGGCGCCGATATCCGTTCAGAACGATTGCGCTCAGCGATAGCTGGGCACGCCGACGGCTTTGTCTGTGCTTCCAGCAATGGCACACGCTGTCCGCGCCGATGCAAAGCCTGCTCACGCATCTCGGCGGCACAGCACAGACCTCGTAG
- a CDS encoding NADP-dependent oxidoreductase, protein MKAIIVTDQAAGTAGMQLTQRPEPQAAINDVVVQIHASGFTGDELTWPSTWTDRLGRDRTPVIPGQELAGVVSALGYGTTGLSIGQRVFGITDSHRSGTLAEFVAIEARNLAPLPGDVDYTVGASVAMPGLTAWQGLFDHARIQTGQSLLVHGAAGAVGSMVTQLAREAGAYVIGTGRAAHRQAARDYGAQEFIDLENDVLEDIGAVDVVFDVFGGDITKRSASLIRPRGTLVTIAGPTDARPTEGLTIDFVVVPERAQLTAIIERGRDGRLRTNIGNVATLDDAVATFNGTRRVHGKTIIRVRS, encoded by the coding sequence ATGAAGGCGATCATTGTGACGGACCAGGCTGCGGGAACGGCCGGGATGCAGCTAACGCAACGCCCCGAGCCGCAGGCGGCGATAAACGACGTCGTCGTTCAGATTCATGCGTCCGGATTCACCGGCGATGAGTTGACGTGGCCCTCGACCTGGACCGATCGCCTCGGCCGTGACCGCACGCCGGTGATTCCCGGGCAAGAACTCGCCGGCGTGGTCAGCGCGCTCGGCTATGGCACGACAGGACTCTCGATCGGACAACGGGTATTCGGCATCACCGATTCGCATCGCAGCGGCACGCTGGCGGAGTTTGTGGCCATCGAGGCACGCAACCTCGCACCGCTACCGGGCGACGTCGACTACACGGTGGGCGCGAGTGTGGCGATGCCGGGCCTGACCGCATGGCAGGGACTGTTCGACCACGCACGCATCCAGACAGGCCAAAGCCTGCTCGTGCACGGCGCGGCCGGCGCCGTTGGCTCGATGGTGACGCAGCTCGCGCGCGAGGCCGGCGCTTACGTGATCGGGACCGGACGCGCCGCACATCGGCAGGCGGCGCGTGACTACGGCGCGCAGGAATTCATCGATCTCGAGAACGACGTGCTCGAAGACATCGGCGCGGTCGATGTGGTTTTCGATGTGTTCGGTGGCGACATCACGAAGCGTTCCGCCAGCCTGATTCGACCGCGCGGAACGTTGGTAACCATCGCTGGCCCGACCGACGCGCGTCCCACCGAGGGACTCACGATCGACTTCGTCGTCGTGCCCGAGCGTGCTCAACTGACCGCGATCATCGAGCGTGGGCGTGACGGACGGTTGCGCACGAACATCGGCAACGTCGCGACGCTCGACGACGCCGTCGCTACCTTCAATGGAACGCGGCGGGTTCACGGGAAGACGATTATTCGCGTTCGTTCGTAA
- a CDS encoding GNAT family N-acetyltransferase, producing MQSVEIKAIESNDFDLWLPLWKGYQRFYEVDIPESVTLETWARFLDPTEPMHAALAMVGEQAVGLVHSIYHRSTWTTGNYCYLQDLFVSQDARGGGIGRALIEHVYAEAQRRGASRVHWLTHETNHTGMRLYDRIADRSGFIQYRKLFV from the coding sequence ATGCAATCAGTCGAAATCAAGGCCATTGAGAGCAACGATTTTGATCTCTGGCTTCCGCTGTGGAAAGGCTATCAGCGCTTTTACGAAGTGGACATTCCCGAGTCCGTGACGCTTGAAACATGGGCGCGCTTTCTCGACCCGACCGAGCCGATGCATGCGGCGCTTGCGATGGTGGGCGAACAGGCAGTGGGGCTCGTGCATTCGATCTACCATCGATCCACCTGGACGACCGGCAACTACTGCTATCTGCAGGACCTGTTCGTTTCGCAAGATGCGCGCGGCGGCGGCATCGGCCGCGCGCTGATCGAGCATGTGTATGCGGAGGCGCAACGTCGCGGCGCGTCCCGCGTGCACTGGCTGACGCACGAAACCAACCATACCGGCATGCGGCTTTACGACCGCATCGCTGATCGCTCGGGCTTTATCCAGTACCGGAAGCTATTCGTCTGA
- a CDS encoding porin produces MKKIIMCGVAAFGIPAVCAAQSSVTLYGLIDTTLSVTSNQGGKHNIQMVDGGPGLSRWGLQGAEDLGNGLKAIFTLENGFSPNNGTLSQNNRLFGRQAFVGLSSDRFGTLKAGRMYDTMTTYVGPFGSAQSTIGSVTGHPGDVDDLVGSYRINNSVSYTTPDFNGFAGMVMGSLGGQPGSVSTNSTYSVGVRYSHGPFKAGAAYGNYNRPNTSLWDGTSTTLGVLLFSAPIFSGFASANSLKISGLGAGYDNGTAGVNMVYTNYRFNGLGSNGGPNPMHFREGTAAFNTLEVNGRYMVSPALMLAGAYQFTNGAAVGGHGGQRYSQFSAIVDYFLSKRFDIYASAAYELANGTNSLGAPAVAAINTVTPSSSNRQALVRVGMREKF; encoded by the coding sequence ATGAAAAAGATCATCATGTGCGGCGTTGCCGCGTTCGGCATTCCGGCAGTGTGTGCCGCCCAGAGTTCGGTCACGTTATACGGCCTGATCGACACGACGTTGAGCGTGACCAGCAATCAGGGCGGCAAGCACAACATCCAGATGGTGGACGGAGGGCCGGGGCTGAGCCGCTGGGGTCTGCAAGGCGCCGAAGATCTCGGCAATGGCCTGAAGGCGATTTTCACGCTGGAAAATGGCTTTAGTCCGAATAACGGCACGTTGTCGCAGAACAACCGGCTGTTCGGACGCCAGGCGTTCGTGGGCCTGTCGAGCGATCGCTTCGGTACGCTGAAAGCGGGCCGCATGTACGACACCATGACGACTTACGTCGGACCGTTCGGCAGCGCGCAATCGACGATCGGCTCGGTCACCGGACACCCCGGCGACGTCGACGATCTGGTCGGCTCGTACCGGATCAACAACTCCGTGTCGTACACGACACCGGACTTCAACGGTTTTGCGGGCATGGTGATGGGCAGCCTCGGCGGCCAGCCGGGTTCGGTTTCGACCAACAGCACCTACAGCGTCGGCGTGCGTTATTCGCATGGCCCGTTCAAGGCCGGCGCCGCATACGGCAACTACAATCGTCCGAACACGTCACTGTGGGATGGCACCTCGACGACGCTCGGCGTGCTGCTGTTCTCGGCACCGATCTTCAGCGGCTTCGCATCGGCCAATTCGTTGAAGATCTCCGGTCTCGGCGCGGGTTACGACAACGGCACCGCTGGCGTGAACATGGTCTACACGAACTACCGCTTCAACGGACTCGGGTCGAACGGCGGCCCGAACCCGATGCATTTCCGCGAAGGCACCGCGGCGTTCAACACGCTGGAAGTCAACGGACGTTATATGGTGTCGCCGGCATTGATGCTGGCGGGCGCATACCAGTTCACCAACGGTGCGGCCGTCGGTGGACATGGCGGACAGCGCTATAGCCAGTTCAGCGCGATTGTCGATTACTTCCTGTCGAAGCGCTTCGACATCTACGCGAGCGCTGCTTATGAACTCGCGAACGGCACCAATTCGCTCGGCGCGCCGGCTGTCGCCGCGATCAATACCGTGACGCCGTCGAGTTCGAATCGTCAGGCGCTGGTGCGGGTTGGGATGCGCGAGAAGTTCTGA
- a CDS encoding LysE family translocator gives MPGHTAFLAFGLVALGMALTPGPNMIYLVSRSICQGRTAGLISLGGVALGFVVYMLCAALGITALLLAVPFAYDTLRFGGALYLLWLAWQAVKPGGRSPFQVRDLPVDGPRKLFMMGFVTNLLNPKIAVLYLSLLPQFIDPRHGSVLAQSLALGFVQIVLSISVNTLVAVTAGSIAGFLARRPKWLAVQRWMMGTVLTGLAVRMAMEARR, from the coding sequence ATGCCTGGACATACCGCTTTTCTGGCCTTTGGACTCGTCGCACTCGGCATGGCGCTGACGCCGGGTCCGAACATGATCTATCTGGTGTCACGTTCGATCTGCCAGGGCCGCACGGCGGGGCTGATTTCGCTCGGCGGGGTCGCGCTCGGCTTCGTCGTCTATATGTTGTGCGCGGCACTTGGCATCACCGCGCTGCTGCTTGCAGTGCCGTTTGCGTATGACACATTGCGCTTCGGCGGCGCGCTTTATCTGCTGTGGCTTGCGTGGCAAGCGGTGAAACCGGGTGGACGTTCGCCGTTCCAGGTGCGCGACCTTCCGGTCGACGGCCCGCGCAAGCTGTTCATGATGGGTTTCGTGACGAATCTGCTGAACCCGAAAATCGCGGTGCTTTATCTTTCGCTATTGCCGCAGTTCATCGATCCACGGCACGGCAGCGTGCTGGCCCAATCGCTCGCACTTGGCTTTGTGCAGATTGTTTTGAGCATCAGCGTGAACACGCTAGTCGCGGTGACTGCCGGTTCGATTGCCGGGTTTCTCGCGCGCCGGCCTAAATGGTTGGCGGTCCAGCGCTGGATGATGGGAACGGTATTGACGGGTTTGGCCGTTCGAATGGCGATGGAAGCGCGCCGATAA
- a CDS encoding nitroreductase family protein → MKREIITTNPVIETILSRSAAKYYDPAAILSDEQIRELVQIGTSAPTSFHLQNWRFIAVRTPEAKERLSPIAWNQPAIKDAAVTFIICGQLVETSVIPERLAPLVKAGVMPASMVPEWEIPARNLYMAYPQRRRDEAVRTATFGAAAMIYAARSMGLGSTPMIGFDADGVHREFGLGEDEVPVLLLSVGTERAGNWAQKPRRPLEEVLDFV, encoded by the coding sequence ATGAAACGCGAAATCATCACGACCAACCCGGTCATCGAAACCATCCTGAGCCGCAGCGCGGCCAAGTACTACGACCCCGCCGCGATCTTGAGCGACGAGCAGATCCGTGAGTTGGTGCAGATCGGCACCAGCGCGCCGACATCGTTCCACTTGCAGAACTGGCGCTTTATCGCCGTACGCACACCCGAAGCCAAGGAGCGGCTGAGCCCGATTGCGTGGAACCAGCCCGCGATCAAGGATGCGGCGGTCACGTTCATCATCTGCGGCCAGCTGGTCGAAACGAGCGTGATTCCCGAGCGTTTGGCACCGCTGGTGAAAGCGGGCGTCATGCCGGCTTCGATGGTGCCGGAGTGGGAAATCCCGGCGCGCAATCTGTATATGGCGTATCCGCAGCGCCGGCGCGACGAGGCCGTACGTACCGCCACTTTCGGCGCGGCCGCAATGATCTATGCAGCACGCTCGATGGGCCTCGGTTCGACGCCGATGATCGGCTTCGATGCCGACGGCGTGCATCGCGAATTCGGATTGGGCGAGGACGAAGTGCCGGTGCTGCTGTTGTCCGTCGGCACGGAACGCGCCGGAAACTGGGCGCAAAAGCCGCGCCGTCCGCTGGAGGAGGTGCTGGATTTCGTATAA
- a CDS encoding SDR family oxidoreductase gives MKIVVIGGTGLTGSKTVAILRQGGHEVVAASPSRGVNTVTGEGLKEALSGAQVVIDVSNPPSNDANAALEFFETSSRNLLAAESAARVRHHVVLSIVGVDRVPGQGYFRAKVAQEKLIEASGVPYTIVRSTQFLEFIGGIADASTHAGVVRLSANLFQPVAVDDVAAAVAEVSVADPHNGIVEIAGPERAPFNEIVARYLESIGDPRKVVEDSEARYFGGQLAEKSLVPLGEARLGHIDLHEWLRRSRNGASSTR, from the coding sequence ATGAAGATCGTAGTAATCGGCGGTACAGGTCTGACCGGCTCGAAGACCGTTGCCATTCTTCGCCAGGGTGGCCACGAGGTCGTCGCGGCGTCGCCCAGTCGTGGCGTCAACACCGTGACCGGAGAAGGACTCAAAGAGGCGTTGAGCGGCGCGCAGGTCGTGATCGACGTCTCCAATCCGCCTTCCAATGACGCCAATGCGGCGTTGGAGTTCTTCGAGACTTCCAGCCGGAATCTTCTGGCGGCGGAGTCCGCGGCGAGGGTTCGGCATCATGTCGTGCTATCCATCGTCGGCGTCGACCGGGTTCCTGGTCAGGGCTATTTCCGCGCTAAGGTCGCCCAGGAGAAGCTGATCGAGGCTTCCGGCGTGCCTTATACGATCGTTCGCTCGACCCAGTTCCTGGAATTCATCGGCGGCATCGCCGATGCGAGTACGCATGCAGGCGTCGTCAGGCTTTCCGCGAATCTGTTTCAACCTGTCGCGGTTGACGACGTCGCCGCCGCCGTCGCCGAAGTGTCTGTCGCCGATCCGCACAACGGCATCGTCGAAATCGCGGGCCCCGAACGCGCGCCGTTCAATGAAATCGTGGCGCGCTATCTGGAGTCTATCGGCGATCCGCGCAAGGTCGTGGAAGATTCCGAGGCCCGCTATTTCGGCGGCCAACTCGCGGAAAAGTCGCTCGTGCCATTGGGCGAAGCGCGACTCGGCCACATCGATCTGCATGAGTGGTTACGCCGCTCGCGCAACGGCGCTTCCAGCACGCGGTGA
- a CDS encoding YkgB family protein: protein MNVRENQFRLQIAEKSAGSLSSLALLRWALVIIFLWFGAMKFTAYEANGIAPFIINSPIMGWLHSLFGVRGASYVIGVIELSTAVSLIIGAFQPIFSALGAAMSASTYLITLTFFLSTPGVAEPTAGGFPAISAAPGQFLLKDLVLLAASLVLLLASIQGSRSSARN, encoded by the coding sequence ATGAACGTTCGCGAAAATCAGTTCCGTCTTCAGATCGCTGAAAAGAGCGCTGGATCGCTGTCCAGTCTGGCCCTGCTCCGATGGGCGCTGGTCATCATCTTTCTCTGGTTCGGGGCAATGAAATTCACTGCTTACGAAGCCAACGGTATCGCTCCGTTCATCATCAACAGTCCGATCATGGGCTGGTTGCATTCGCTGTTCGGCGTTCGAGGGGCAAGTTACGTGATCGGTGTGATCGAACTGTCGACTGCCGTGTCACTGATCATCGGAGCCTTCCAGCCGATTTTCTCCGCGTTGGGAGCGGCCATGTCGGCTTCGACGTATCTGATCACGCTCACCTTCTTCCTGAGCACCCCCGGCGTGGCGGAACCGACGGCAGGCGGATTTCCGGCCATTTCAGCGGCGCCTGGCCAGTTTCTTCTGAAGGATCTCGTTCTGCTGGCTGCATCGCTTGTTCTGCTTCTGGCGTCTATCCAGGGTTCGCGCTCCAGCGCGCGGAATTAG
- a CDS encoding carboxymuconolactone decarboxylase family protein yields MSRTTALTPEQVPAESKATLDAFTKNIGFTPTMMASFAQSPIAFNAWATLLGSLSKALDVKTRDSIGLAVSEVNGCNYCLTVHSFTAEHMAKLPADEIILARKGHAADEKRDAAVQFARKVIVARGQVSDSDLKAVRDAGYTDANVMEIVALVAMYSLTNFFNNVFDPEKDFPAVTPAGSI; encoded by the coding sequence ATGTCCAGAACTACTGCTCTCACGCCGGAACAGGTACCCGCCGAATCGAAGGCGACGCTCGATGCATTCACGAAGAACATCGGCTTCACGCCGACGATGATGGCGAGCTTCGCGCAAAGCCCGATCGCATTCAACGCATGGGCCACGCTGCTCGGTTCGCTGAGCAAGGCACTCGACGTGAAGACGCGCGACAGCATCGGCCTCGCCGTGTCGGAAGTGAACGGCTGCAACTACTGCCTGACCGTGCACAGCTTCACCGCCGAGCATATGGCGAAGCTGCCGGCCGATGAAATCATTCTCGCCCGCAAGGGTCATGCCGCCGATGAGAAGCGCGATGCGGCGGTGCAGTTTGCCCGCAAGGTCATCGTGGCGCGCGGGCAAGTCAGCGACTCCGATCTGAAAGCCGTGCGCGATGCCGGCTATACGGACGCCAACGTGATGGAGATCGTCGCGCTGGTGGCGATGTACTCGCTGACGAACTTCTTCAACAACGTGTTCGATCCCGAGAAGGACTTCCCGGCTGTCACGCCGGCTGGTTCGATCTGA
- a CDS encoding pyridoxamine 5'-phosphate oxidase family protein, translated as MIEINADVEAIIKQAMLSFVATVNEDGTPNLSPKASLTVRDGVLYFADIASPGTIRNLRRNPAVEINVIDFFQRRGYRFKGHASILPPGTDEYSMIADWVRATNGLEYPVDHVVKIDTTSITPLLSPAHVFAKPARDQDEIRNTYYQKYGVKPIGAINAVDE; from the coding sequence GTGATTGAAATCAACGCCGACGTCGAGGCGATCATCAAGCAGGCAATGCTGTCGTTCGTCGCGACAGTCAACGAGGACGGAACGCCGAATCTTTCGCCGAAGGCATCGTTGACGGTCAGAGACGGCGTTCTGTACTTCGCCGATATCGCGTCGCCCGGCACGATTCGAAACCTGAGGCGCAATCCCGCCGTCGAGATCAACGTGATCGATTTCTTTCAGCGGCGCGGTTACCGATTCAAAGGCCATGCGTCGATACTGCCGCCGGGCACCGACGAATATTCGATGATCGCGGACTGGGTTCGCGCGACGAACGGCCTCGAATATCCGGTCGATCACGTCGTCAAGATCGATACCACTTCGATCACCCCACTGCTGTCGCCGGCGCATGTATTCGCCAAGCCTGCCCGAGATCAGGACGAAATAAGGAACACCTACTATCAAAAGTACGGTGTGAAACCCATTGGCGCTATTAACGCTGTCGACGAATAA
- a CDS encoding sulfite exporter TauE/SafE family protein, producing the protein MNTLTIGLICLLVATFLGAGVVKGVTGMGLPTVAMGVLGATMSPLTAAAILIIPSFVTNVWQMLVGRDTLRLTRRLWAMMLCIVIGTLLGTRLLVVVDPVWSGRMLGLALIAYAAYALVLPTLSVPQRLESWLSPVIGIVTGLLTGATGVFTLPAVPYVQALGLQKDELVQALGLSFTVSTVALAGGLATHGAFRLDQVGLSLLAVVPALVGMWLGSIVRRKISAKTFRRCFLLFLVVLGLELTLRPFS; encoded by the coding sequence ATGAATACACTGACCATCGGATTGATCTGCCTGCTCGTTGCGACGTTTCTCGGCGCAGGTGTCGTTAAAGGCGTGACCGGAATGGGTTTGCCCACGGTTGCAATGGGCGTGCTCGGGGCGACGATGTCACCGCTGACGGCGGCGGCGATCCTGATCATTCCGTCGTTCGTGACCAACGTGTGGCAAATGCTGGTTGGGCGCGACACACTTCGCCTGACGCGACGGCTATGGGCGATGATGCTGTGCATCGTGATCGGCACGCTGCTGGGGACGCGCTTGCTGGTCGTCGTCGACCCCGTCTGGTCCGGGCGTATGCTGGGACTCGCGCTGATCGCCTATGCAGCCTATGCGCTCGTGTTGCCGACGCTGTCGGTTCCGCAGCGGCTCGAATCCTGGCTGTCGCCGGTCATCGGTATCGTTACCGGCTTATTGACCGGCGCCACCGGCGTGTTCACGCTTCCCGCCGTGCCTTATGTGCAGGCGTTGGGTCTGCAGAAAGACGAACTCGTGCAGGCGCTTGGTCTTTCGTTCACGGTCTCCACGGTCGCTCTGGCCGGAGGGCTGGCGACTCATGGCGCGTTCCGGCTCGATCAGGTCGGCCTGTCGCTACTGGCTGTCGTTCCCGCTCTCGTCGGCATGTGGCTGGGCTCGATCGTGCGGCGGAAGATCAGCGCGAAGACTTTCCGCCGCTGCTTTCTTCTGTTCCTCGTGGTCCTGGGCCTCGAGCTGACGCTGCGGCCGTTTTCCTGA
- a CDS encoding glutathione S-transferase N-terminal domain-containing protein, which produces MTLDHPIFTRWPAQHPDRLQLFSLPTPNGVKAGIMLEETGLAYEPHRIDILANEQHDPAFLALNPNGKIPAIFDPNGPGGRPLALFESGAILIYLAEKTGQLLSTDPITRYETIQWLMWQMGGVGPMFGQVGFFNKFAGKAYEDKRPRDRYVAESVRLLGVLDQRLAGRDWVMGADYSIADISLLGWVRNLIGFYEARELVGFDRFSHVQRWFEQGLARPGVQRGLAVTAA; this is translated from the coding sequence ATGACACTCGATCACCCCATTTTTACGCGCTGGCCGGCGCAGCATCCCGATCGGCTCCAGCTCTTTTCGTTGCCGACGCCCAACGGCGTGAAGGCCGGCATCATGCTGGAGGAAACGGGGCTGGCTTATGAGCCGCACCGCATCGACATCCTGGCGAACGAGCAACATGATCCGGCTTTTCTCGCGCTCAATCCGAACGGCAAAATCCCCGCGATCTTCGATCCCAACGGTCCCGGTGGACGGCCGCTTGCGTTGTTCGAATCGGGCGCGATCCTGATCTATCTGGCCGAGAAGACGGGGCAACTTCTGTCCACCGATCCGATCACGCGCTACGAAACGATCCAGTGGCTGATGTGGCAGATGGGCGGTGTCGGACCGATGTTCGGCCAGGTCGGCTTCTTCAACAAATTCGCCGGCAAAGCGTATGAGGACAAGCGCCCGCGCGACCGCTACGTCGCCGAATCGGTGCGGCTGCTCGGTGTGCTCGACCAACGGCTCGCGGGCCGCGACTGGGTGATGGGCGCGGATTACAGCATCGCCGACATCTCACTGCTCGGCTGGGTGCGCAACCTGATCGGCTTTTACGAAGCGCGTGAGCTTGTTGGTTTCGATCGCTTCTCGCATGTGCAGCGCTGGTTCGAGCAGGGTCTCGCGCGTCCGGGCGTGCAGCGCGGGTTGGCGGTGACCGCGGCTTGA
- a CDS encoding DUF3788 domain-containing protein — protein MTQAPEIGDRIADKSAPPDARVLRNWIGADAYKHWTRMQNWIEASYPGVFEPDWLYGGKKRGWSLRYKKTRALCTLLPGYGVLSVLVVLGRAERAKFEERRYSWSPQLVNLYDEARAYPDGKWLTIVVSSVDDLHEVMDLVSMKRPPPSAD, from the coding sequence ATGACACAGGCTCCCGAGATCGGCGACAGGATCGCCGACAAGTCAGCACCGCCCGATGCGCGCGTTCTGCGCAACTGGATCGGAGCGGACGCGTACAAGCATTGGACCAGGATGCAAAACTGGATCGAGGCCTCCTACCCCGGTGTGTTCGAGCCCGATTGGCTCTACGGCGGCAAGAAACGCGGTTGGTCGCTGCGTTACAAGAAGACCAGGGCGCTGTGCACGTTGCTGCCCGGATATGGAGTGCTTTCGGTTCTGGTGGTGCTGGGGCGCGCGGAACGAGCGAAGTTCGAAGAGCGGCGTTATTCGTGGAGCCCGCAACTGGTCAATCTCTACGATGAAGCCCGCGCATATCCCGACGGAAAATGGCTGACTATTGTGGTCTCATCCGTTGATGACCTGCATGAGGTGATGGACCTCGTGAGTATGAAGCGCCCTCCACCATCGGCCGATTGA